A genomic window from Triticum urartu cultivar G1812 chromosome 7, Tu2.1, whole genome shotgun sequence includes:
- the LOC125519803 gene encoding sodium/hydrogen exchanger 6-like, whose translation MLVLAFVLSHLLRRRRVYYLPEASASLLIGLIVGGLASVSNAQKSTRRWFNFREELFFLFLLPPIIFQSGFSLAPKPFFSNFGAIITFAIVGTLIASIVTGVLVYLAGLIHLVYRMPLVECMMFGALVSATDPVTVLSIFQELGTDVNLYALVFGESVLNDAMAISLYRTMASLRTNASSQNIFVVILRFLENFFGSMSTGVGAGFISALLFKYSTLGVENLYNLESCLFVLFPYFSYMLAEGFGLSGIVSILFTGIVMKRYTFSNLSEDSQRFTAALFHLLSSLAETFVFIYMGFDIAMERQSWSHIGFIFFSVIFILVARAANVFSCAFLVNMVRPPQRQISRQYQQALWYSGLRGAMAFALALQSVHDLPDGHGQTILSATISIVVLTVLLIGGSTSTMLEALHVVGDGNDGRRPSLEDQENYEGNNNAGNIELGNEEGTSTTSKFKLKLQEIQKNTPSLAALDRNYLTPFFTSQNGDSDDDEHGPNGAPRRSNELQDLESHGLPARETG comes from the exons ATGCTGGTGCTGGCGTTCGTGCTCAGccacctcctccgccgccgcagGGTCTACTACCTCCCCGAGGCCAGCGCGTCGCTCCTCATCG GGTTGATCGTGGGAGGTCTTGCTAGCGTATCTAACGCCCAGAAAAGTACAAG GAGATGGTTCAATTTCCGGGAGGAGCTCTTCTTTCTGTTCTTGCTGCCTCCTATCATATT CCAGTCCGGCTTCAGCTTAGCACCA AAACCATTCTTCTCAAACTTTGGTGCTATTATTACTTTTGCAATCGTTGGAACCTTAATTGCCTCCATTGTCACCGGTGTTTTAGT CTATCTTGCTGGGTTAATACATCTTGTCTATAGGATGCCTCTGGTTGAGTGTATGATGTTTGGTGCCCTTGTGTCAGCAACTGATCCTGTAACTGTGCTGTCGATATTTCAG GAACTTGGCACGGACGTGAACCTCTATGCGCTGGTTTTCGGTGAATCTGTGCTAAATGATGCT ATGGCAATCTCCTTGTACAG GACTATGGCATCTCTGAGGACGAATGCTTCTAGCCAAAACATTTTCGTAGTTATCTTAAGGTTTCTCGAGAACTTCTTTGGGTCAATGTCAACAG GTGTTGGAGCTGGATTTATTTCTGCTCTC CTCTTCAAGTATTCAACACTTGGTGTTGAGAA CCTTTATAACCTCGAGAGCTGCTTGTTTGTACTTTTCCCATACTTCTC GTACATGCTAGCTGAAGGCTTCGGTCTGTCTGGCATAGTCTCAATACTCTTTACTGGAATC GTGATGAAGAGATACACATTCTCGAACTTGTCAGAAGACTCCCAGCGTTTCACTGCTGCACTTTTCCATCTGCTTTCGTCATTAGCAGAAACTTTTGT ATTCATATATATGGGATTTGATATTGCGATGGAGCGTCAAAGCTGGTCACACATTGGGTTCATATTTTTCTCAGTT ATCTTCATATTAGTTGCAAG GGCTGCAAATGTTTTCTCGTGTGCTTTCTTGGTAAATATGGTACGGCCACCTCAGCGGCAAATATCCAGGCAATATCAACAGGCACTTTGGTATAGTG GTCTTAGAGGGGCTATGGCTTTTGCCCTTGCTCTTCAATCTGTTCATGATCTTCCTGATGGCCATGGACAGACAATTTTGAGTGCTACCATATCTATTGTTGTTCTAACA GTACTTCTGATTGGAGGCTCAACAAGCACAATGCTTGAAGCTCTACATGTTGTGGGAGATGGTAATGATGGTCGTCGCCCTTCACTTGAG GACCAGGAGAACTATGAGGGGAACAATAATGCGGGCAACATAGAACTGGGCAATGAAGAGGGGACTTCTACCACAAGCAAATTCAAACTGAAACTCCAAGAAATCCAGAAAAA CACGCCCTCCTTGGCTGCATTGGACAGAAACTACCTCACTCCATTTTTCACATCTCAAAATGGcgatagcgatgacgacgaacaTGGTCCTA ACGGAGCGCCGCGGAGATCTAACGAGCTGCAAGACCTGGAGAGCCATGGATTACCGGCTCGAGAGACGGGCTGA